One genomic region from Diabrotica undecimpunctata isolate CICGRU chromosome 9, icDiaUnde3, whole genome shotgun sequence encodes:
- the LOC140451052 gene encoding uncharacterized protein codes for MVDDSINFSPPKKRRVHLGHLSTNKKQCIINMYKQIKSDNSGMKVTATVAKIKQATGVANSTIYRTIKEYKQTGPVRCSKNIGGRPSILATYDEKVKTSIRQIVHSFFFKNEMPTLNKILSEVNNRPDLPNMCRSLLYKFLKQINFKYLKRSRTSTLIERDDVVRWRRNYLTSIKRYRSEGRPIYYLDETWVNEGHTKDKVWVDCAIKNPRQAFIEGLSTGLKNPSGRGKRLIVLHVGSVRIC; via the exons gattcaattaatttttctCCACCAAAAAAACGACGAGTACATTTGGGTCATTTATCTACAAATAagaaacaatgcattataaacatgtataaacaaatcaaaagtgataattctggaatgaaagtaacagccacggtagcaaaaataaaacaggcaacag gtgttgcgaattcaactatttaccGAACAATTAAAGAATATAAGCAAACTGGACCAGTAAGATGTTCTAAAAATATTGGCGGTCGACCTTCTATTCTTGCAACATATgatgaaaaagttaaaacatcTATACGCCAGATAGTACAcagcttctttttcaagaatgaaatgcctacattaaataaaattttaagtgaagtaaacaaccgcccagatcttccaaatatgtgtcgttcattattatataaattcttgaagcaaatcaattttaa GTACTTGAAGAGAAGTCGAACAAGTACTCTAATTGAACGTGATGATGTTGTCAGATGGAGGCGTAATTACCTAACTTCTATAAAAAGGTACAGAAGTGAAGGTAGGCCCATTTATTACCTTGACGAAACATGGGTAAATGAAGGTCACACCAAAGATAAAGTGTGGGTAGACTGTGCCATAAAAAACCCTAGACAGGCATTCATTGAGGGGCTGTCTACTGGTTTGAAAAACCCATCGGGGAGAGGAAAACGCCTCATAGTTTTACATGTTGGATCAGTTAGGATTTGTTAA
- the LOC140451053 gene encoding uncharacterized protein, giving the protein MFNCPRNVDLLIGADLFWEIVLNERINLGRNLPHLVNTVFDYVVSGPINIPMKKEVNCNFLINDDLQKFWFVEEIHHEQKQMSQEDLFCEDYFNKTVSRDPSGKFIVRFPLKLEATQLGESKNLAVKRLLFQEKKLEKNDVLKSKYSKFMDEYLNLQHMRQLTQKESSQFRCFLPHFAVFREDSLTTDVRIVFDGSAKTDSGISLNDIQYTGPAIQNDIFKIMLRFRQHKFVVIADVEKMYR; this is encoded by the coding sequence ATGTTTAATTGTCCTAGAAATGTTGATCTATTAATTGGAGCGGATTTGTTTTGGGAGATTGTACTAAATGAAAGAATAAACCTCGGTCGAAATCTACCTCATCTAGTTAATACTGTCTTTGACTATGTAGTATCAGGTCCGATAAATATTCCTATGAAAAAAGAGGTTAattgcaattttttaataaatgacgATCTTCAAAAGTTCTGGTTTGTCGAGGAGATTCATCATGAACAGAAACAGATGTCACAGGAAGATTTGTTTTGTGAGGACTATTTCAATAAAACAGTTTCTCGAGATCCTTCTGGAAAATTTATTGTTCGTTTTCCACTAAAATTAGAAGCCACTCAATTAGGGGAATCAAAAAACTTAGCTGTTAAAAGACTGCTGTTTCAAgagaaaaaattggaaaaaaatgaTGTTTTAAAAAGCAAATACTCTAAATTTATGGATGAGTATTTAAACTTGCAACATATGAGGCAATTAACACAAAAGGAATCCAGTCAATTTCGATGTTTTTTACCCCATTTTGCTGTTTTCCGTGAAGACAGTCTTACTACTGACGTTAGGATTGTATTTGATGGTTCGGCTAAAACCGATTCTGGGATATCATTAAATGATATCCAATATACTGGGCCAGCCATTCAGaatgatatatttaaaattatgttgaGGTTTAGACAGCACAAGTTTGTTGTAATTGCTGATGTGGAAAAAATGTACCGTTAA